A window of Phycisphaeraceae bacterium genomic DNA:
TTACCCCACAAAGCCATGATCGCCACCTGAATCTCAGGCGAATCAGGAACCGCGGAGCTTGGTGAATACCAACTCGCGGACGACCTGGGGGTTGGCCGCCCCGCCGGTCTTCTTCATGATCTGACCCAGCAGCATGCCGACCGCCTTGTCCTTGCCGCTGCGGATGTCCTCGATCGCGCGGGCGTTGCGGGGTTCGGCGAGGACCTCATCGACGAAGCCTTCCAATGCCGACGTGTCGCTGACCTGCATCAATCCCTCAGCGTCGGCCACCCGCTCGGGGTCGCCGCCACGATGTCCTGATTCAGGATCAATCAGGGCCTTGATCAGCTTGTCCGCTGCGGATGAGCTGAGCTTGTTGTCCGCGATCATGCTGTCGATCGTGGCGACCTGCTCGGCCGTGAGCGACGAACCGATGGCGACGCCCAACTCATTGGCCGACTTCAGACCGGCGTTGAGCAGCAGGGCGAGCGCACGCTTGGGGGTTACGCCACGATCGACGACGCCGTCGTAGAGCAAGGCCAGCCCCGGGTCATCCAGGAGCTGGCGTGTCTCGGAGGCGCCGATTCCGGCGTCCGCCCACGCCTTGAGGCGTTCGGGAAGCAACCGGGGCATGCGTGAGCGGATGTCGTTGAGCCAGTCCTCATCGACGACCAGGTCCACGAGGTCGGGGTCGGGGAAGTAGCGGTAATCGTGGGCGTCTTCCTTCTCACGCTGGAGGATGGTGACTTCGCGGTTGTCGTCCCACCCGCGGGTTGATTTCGCACCCGCAGACATGACCCGGCCGGTCTCGAGCCAATCCTCGACCTGGCGGACGTACTCGTGCTCGATCGACCCTTTGACGGCGCGGAACGAGTTGAGGTTCTTGATCTCGGCGATCGGGGTTTTGAACACCTCCCCGCCTCGCTCGATCACGACGTTGATGTTGGGCTCGAAGCGGATGTGCCCGCGCTGCATGATGCCCTCGGTGACGCCGAGGTGCCGGCAGAGGTCGCGGAGCATGACGGAGAAGGTGACGGCTTCGTCAGCGGTGGCGAAGTCGGGCTCAGTGACGATCTCCAGCAGCGGGGTGCCGGCGCGGTTGAGGTCGACGATCGAGTGGTCGATCATCAGCCCACCCGGAGCCTCGTGCATGAGCTTGCCGGCGTCCTCTTCGAGGTGTGCGCGCGTGATGCCGATGCGTTTGGTCGGTCCGTCCAGGGGACGGGTGGGGTCGAGGGGGAGATCGAGGTGTCCGGGTCCGCAGATGGGTTCCTCGTACTGGCTGATCTGGTAGTTCTTCGGTAAGTCCGGGTAGTAGTAGCTTTTACGATCCCAGTGGCAGCGATCGGCGATCTGACAGTGCAATGCGAGGCCGACCATCAGGGACATCTCGACGGCGGCTTTGTTCATGACTGGGAGGGTGCCGGGCATGCCGATGACGACCGGATCGGTGAGGGAATTGGGCTCAGCGTCGTGGAAATCGGGGTTTGCGACGTTGGGGGCGGAGGTCCACATCTTGGAGCGGGTGTCGAGCTCGACGTGGATCTCCATGCCGACGATGAGCCGGGTTTTGAGGCCCAGGGCGGCGAAGCGTTCCTGATCTGCGGGGGCAAGGCTCATCATCGTCCTCAAAACGGGGCTTTAGACAGTGCGCACAAGATACCGAACGCTCAAAACAGCGCCGGATCGGTCTGTCCGAGTCGATCAAACGCTGCCAAACGCAGCAAACAGGCGTCACAATGTGCGCACGGCCGGGCTCCGAGCGGGTGCTGCGCGTCTTCGATCGGGTCGTAGCAGGAGTGGGTCAGTCCGTAGTTGAGGCCGAGGCTCAGACCTTTTTCGATGATCTGGGTCTTGGTGAGATCGACGAGCGGGGCGTGGATGCGCAGCCAGTCTCCGCCGGGGGATTCGACGCCGGCGCGGGTGGCGAGGTTGGCCATGGCGCGGAAGGCTTCGAGGTAGTCGGGTCGGCAGTCGGGGTAGCCGGAGTAGTCGACGGCATTGACGCCGAGGAAGACGTCGCGGGCGCTCAGGACTTCGGCGAGACCGAGGGCGAAGCTCAGGAAGATGGTGTTGCGTGCGGGGACGTAGGTGATGGGGATGCCGTGGCTCATGGCGGAGGCTTCGCGGTCTTTGGGGACCTCGATGTCGGAGGTGAGGGCGGAGCCGCCAAAGGCTCGGAGGTCGATGGTGGCGACGCGGTGGCTGGCGGCGTCGAGTTCATCGGCGAGTCGTTTGGCGGCGTGGAGTTCGACGCGGTGGCGCTGGCCGTAGTCGAAGCTCAGGGCGTGGCAGTCGAAGCCCTCTTCGCGGGCGATGGCGAGGACGGTGGCGGAGTCGAGACCGCCGGAGAGGAGGACGATGGCGGGTTCACCCTTGCTCATCGAGATTGCTTCCCTTGCTTTGATCGTTGGGTGACCTGGGTTTGGTCTTGCTGACGACGACGAGCGTCTTGGCGACCATGTCGCCGAGACGTTGTCGAGGGCCGAACAGGGTGAGGATCAGGAGGAGCACGGCGACGAGGTCGAAGCTCTTGAGGAGGTTGCGGGCGATGATCTGGAGGATCGTTGGTTTGCTGCCATCGATCGATCGGACTTCGATGCCCATGAGTGCTTTGCCCGCGGTCCTGCCGGTGATGGCCTCGGCGATGCCGGTGGAGAGGATGAAGAGGGCGATGACCACGAGGCCGGGCATCACTCGTGTCCAGGTGTTGGCGAGGACCTGTCCAGGCCAGGAGGCGGCGAGCTGGGCGCTTTCGAGTTGGAAGAGCCACATCACCAGGAGCAGGCAGGGCATCAGGTCGATCATGCCAGCGGTCGCTCGCGTGCCGAAGGGGGCGAGCACGACCTGCTTGACCTTGAGTTTGGCCGGCATCCTGCGGTTTTCGAGGGTGATCAGTAGGAGCAGGAACGAGGTGATCCAGATGAAGACGGGGATGGCGTAATCGGGTCGGGACCAGGGCGGGGCGATGGGCTGGACTGAGAGGGAGCCGGCTTTGTCGTTGTTGCCATCGGGGTCGGACCAGGCCCAGGCAAGAGTCGGGATGCCCTCATCCCACCGAGTGACGCCGGCGAGGAGGAGCCCGCCATCGAAGGTGGTGGCTGCGATGGCGAGGGGGCCTGCGGATTGGTCATCGCCTAAGACGACGGTGCGTGGCGGGCGACGTTCGGCGGCGACTTCGACCGCGCCGCGACCGTCAGCGGTGATCCGCGTGAGCTGGCCGTGGTCCATGAGCAGGTCGCCAGCGATGGTCACGAGTCCTTGGGCATCGGTCACGGTGCCGAGTCGGAAACGGTCTTCGATGCGTTCGAGGGGTGCAACACCGATGGGGGCTTGCGGCGTGAAGCCGCTGATCTCCATGCCATCGACCTCGCCGAGGTCGGGTCGGAGGCTGACGATCGGGACACCTGCGGGTGTGACGCCGAGGAGCGTGGGGCGATCGCCATCGAGACCTTCGATGGGGAACGTTTCCCAGCTTGATCCGGTCCAGATCGCCAGGGCGATGGTGGGGAGAGGTGGATTGATGGGTTCGTCGGCTTCGGTCTCCGGCGGCTGAGGTTCTTCCGGGAGCGGCTGGGTCTCTTCGTCTGGCTGGGACTTGGCGAGTTCCTCAGCGGGGATGCCGAGGATCAGGGCGAGCGTTTCGAGGTTGCTGGAACGACGGCGGGCCTGGGTGACGATCTGATCGGCTGGCTGCTGGCGGATGAGGACGATCGGCCCGGTTTCGGCTGAGACGGCGGAGAGGGCGTGTCCGGGGAGTGGGGCACCGACGGTTTCGTCGTAGCCCCAACGGCCCGCGAGTTCGGACCAGGTCGCGTGTCGTTGGCGGACGACCTTGCCGTTGAAGATCCAGAGGGTCTGGTCGTGTGCGGTGAGGCCGTCGATGCCAACACCGGCGTCGAGGCGGCCGGCGCGGTGCAGCTCGCTCATCGATTCAGTCGCTGGGAGGTGATAGACCTTCCAGGGTTCGGTGGTGTTGAGTCGAGTCAGGACCCAGGCGTGCTCGAGGGAACCGGCGAGGCGCAACTCACTGGCGCTGGCGGTCTGGGCGAGCAGCAGCAGGAGCATGCCGAGGGCAGTCTGGAAGCGAGTCGGCCGACGATCTTGGCGGGTCAGAGCCATCATGTTGTCGAGCGTAGTCGCCTCACGGCCCCTCGGCGAGTCGGCAGGGTCGATACCATGCTCGCCATGCTTTGGAAGCGTGTGATCTCGGGCTCGCTGCTGGTCCTGATACTGCTGATCATGATCGCGGTCGATGACACCCTGGACCGGGTGCGGATCGACAGCTCGGTGCTGAGCGCGGTGCTGCCCGATGGCGATCGGCTGCCCCGGGGGGTGATCCTGCTGGTGATGCTGTTGCTGGCGCTGATCCCGGTGACCCGTGAGATGGCTTGGCTGATGAAGAGCCGGGGCTCGCGGGTGTCGTGGGGGTTTGCTTATCTGTGTGCTGCCTCGGGGGCGATCTACCTGTACACGATGCCGCAGGGTCCGAGCGGTCAGGGGGGGAGCACTCCGCTGGCGGGGTTGCTGGCGGCGGTGCTTTTCTTGTCGCTGGTTCAGCCCTTGCGTCGGGGTGAGCGGGAAGGGGCGATCATGAGCGCGGCGGCGGCGCTGCTGTGCATCGTGTACCTCGGGCTGATGCCGGGATTCCTGCTGGCGATGCGTTGGTGGCACTCGGCGTGGACGGTGGTGGCGTTGATTCTGGTCATCAAGGCGTGCGACATCGGGGCGTATTTTGCCGGGCGCTGGTTTGGGCGGACGCCGTTGATCCCGCTGGTGAGCCCGAAGAAGACGGTGGAGGGACTGATTGGGGGGCTGATTTTCTCGTCGCTGGTGGCGATGGGATTGGCCGCGCTGAGCAATGTGATGGGGGTGTCGGGGCACTGGGTGGTGGGCGATCAGGGGCCGGTGTTTGTCGCTTACGACTGGCCGCTGGGGTTTGCTGCGGTGTCGGGGGCGTTTCTGGGTCTGGTGGGGCATTTTGGCGACCTGATCGCGAGCCTGTTTAAGCGGGATGCCGCTGTGAAAGACGCGGGGGCGACAGTCCCGGGCTTCGGGGGCATGCTGGATGTTCTGGACTCGCTGCTGCTGGCGGCCCCGGCTGGCTACGCGGTCTTGCGGTTCGGGGCGTGGTGGCTGGCCCCTGACGGGTTTGGATAAAAACGTGTTATCTGTGCATAAGAAGCGAGCATCGCCTTGCCCCGGCCCCGGGCGCGGAGTACGCTGCTTATAGGACACAGGCCCGCTGACACGGCCAGAACAGGTCGATAAGGGTCTTATGGTCTCGCCTTGTGGCGAGCCGAGTGCGTAGTTTTTTCGATCCTTCTCAGGAGATTCGCCCATCGCTAGGGGACGCTTCCGACCGCAGCCCAAGCCCAACGACAAAGGCCTGCGCCATAACGACATGATCCGAGTCCCACAGGTCCGGCTCATTGATGAAGACAACGAGCAACTTGGCATCATTGATGTCAACGAAGCCAAAGAGCGAGCCCGCGAGGCCAATCTTGACCTCGTGGAGGTGTCGCCTAACTCCGATCCGCCGGTGTGCCGGATCATGGACTACGGCAAGTGGAAGTACGCCCAGAAGAAGAAGGAATCGAAGGCGAAGTCGCACGCGAGCCAGAGCGAGCTCAAGGGCATCCGCCTGCGTCCGAACATCGACGACCACGATCTCGATATCAAGCTGCGCAAGGCCCGGGAGTTCCTCGAAGACGGCCACAAGGTGCAGTTCACCATGCTGTTTCGTGGCCGGCAGATGGCGCATCAGGGGATGCACATCGATCAGCTCCGCAAGATCTGCGACAGCCTGGGCGATGTCTCGAAGATCGAGCAGGACCCGAAGATGATGGGTCGGCGGGCCACGATGGTGCTCGCGGCCGATCGCTCGGGTGCCGCGAAACCCAACAAGAAAAAGCCTGGGGGTGGTGAGGCCAAACCAGCCCCCGCTCCGGCTCCTGCTGCTGCCCCTGCTCAGCAGGCGGTGCCTGAGCCAGCGAGCTCGCCGAGCGAGTGACTGATCGTCACAAGCGACTTGATCGCTGTCGTCATCACCGGGTTACGATGCCCTGATGCCGTTAGGTTTCTCACACCGTTGGCTGATCATCTCCGGGCTGCTGGCTCTGCAGTTGCTGTGCCTGGTGGTGTCTGTTTCGCTGCTGGACGCCTGGGCGGATGAAGCCCTGCAACGAGCATCGCAGCCGGTGGCTGAATCGGCTCAGGCCCAGAGCCAAATCGACGCCAGCCTGGCTCGGCTACGCAGCGGAGCGATGATCGCGGCGGGGGTGGTGTTGCTGATTACGTGCACGCTGGTTTTCTGGTTCGTCCGCAGCTCCGAGCGCACGCTCCAGGCCCGGGGTGAGGCGCTGCAGCGGACTCTTGAGTCGCAGTTCAATCGGCGGACTCGGGACCTTGAGCGAGGGCGCGACGCGGTGGCGTTTGGGCTCGCGCGACTCGCGGAATCCCGGGATGATCAGACCGGCGACCATCTCGAACGGATCAGCCTGTACACCGAGGCGCTGGTCCGACACATGGAGCGGACGCGGACAGACCTGCGCATTGACGATGTGGAGATGATCATTCGGACCGCCCCGCTGCATGATATCGGGAAGGTCGGAATTCCTGACGCGGTGCTGCTCAAGCCCGGACCGTTGACGGACGACGAGCGCGAGATCATTCAGCGACATCCGTACATTGGCGGGGATACTTTGGTCGAGATGAAACGGCGGTGGGGCGACGACGATTTTCTTGATACCGCCTGCGAGATCATTTTTGGTCACCACGAGAGGTGGGACGGGACGGGGTATCCGTTCGGGCTCAAGGGGCAGAACATCCCGTTGTCGGCGCGCATCGTTGCGGTGGCGGATGTGTATGACGCACTGACCACGGCTCGGCCTTACAAGTCGGCGATGACTCACGAGAAGGCGTCGGCGATCCTGCGCGAGGGATCGGGGAGTCATTTCGACCCGGAGGTCATCACGGCCTTCGAGCAGATCGCTGAGGAGTTCCGAGAGATTGCCAGGAAGAACCAGGACGCGCCTTCCGAGGCGCAAGAACAACCCGCGGCCGGTTGACCGCGGGTTGCCGGGATTCAGATCAAGTCAGCCGTCGCTTAGTAGCGGTAGTGCTCGGGCTTGTAGGGGCCATCAACATCGACGCCGATGTAGTCGGCCTGCTCTTTGGAGAGCTTGGTGAGCTTGACGCCCAGCTTGTCGAGGTGGAGACGGGCGACCTTCTCGTCGAGCTTCTTGGAGAGAAGGGTGACCTTGTTCTCGTCGTAACTCATGCCTGAGAGCGTGTCCTGGCCCTTGTTAAAGAGGGCGAGGTCGATCTGGGCGATGGTCTGATTCGTGAACGAGGCGGACATCACGAACGAGGGGTGACCGGTCGCGCAACCGAGGTTGAGCAGACGGCCCTCAGCGAGAATCAGGACGCTGTGGCCGTCCTTGAAGGTCCACATGTCGTACTGCGGCTTGATGTTGGTGTGCTTGGCGAGCTGCTTGAGCTCGGCCATCTCGATCTCATTGTCGAAGTGGCCGATGTTGCCGACGATCGCCTTGTCCTTCATCTTCGACATGTGCTCGGCGGTGATGATCTTGTAGTTGCCGGTGGTCGTGATGAAGATATCAGCGGTATCGATGACATCCTCGATCGTGGTGACCTCATAGCCTTCCATGGCGGCCTGGAGGGCGCAGATCGGGTCGATCTCGGTGACGATCACGCGAGCGCCCTGGCCCTTGAGGGACTGGCAGGAGCCCTTGCCGACGTCGCCATAGCCGCAGACGACGGCGACCTTGCCGCTGACCATGACATCGGTCGCGCGGAAGAGGCCATCGACGAGCGAGTGACGGCAGCCGTAGAGGTTGTCGAACTTGCTCTTGGTGCAGGAGTCGTTGACGTTGATGGCGGGGAAGAGCAGGGTGCCTTCCTTCTGGAACTTGACCAAGTTCTTGATACCCGTGGTCGTTTCTTCGGTCACGCCCTTGCAGGTTTCAGCGGCCTTGACCCAGCGGTCTGGATTCTCTGAGATGGTCTTGGCCAGGACCTTGAGGACTTCCTTGAACTCCTCGTTGTCGGTGGTCTCGGGTCCGGGGACGCTGCCGGCCTTGGTGTACTCGGCACCCTTGTGGATCAGCAGGGTGGCGTCGCCGCCATCGTCGACGATCTGGTCGGGGCCCTGGCCGTCGCCGAAGTCGAGCATGCGCTCGGTGCACTGCCAGTACTCCTCGAGGCTCTCACCCTTCCAGGCGAAGACGGGGATGCCCTTGGGGTCTTCGGGGGTGCCATCGGGGCCGACGGCGATCGCGGCGGCGGCGTGGTCTTGGGTGCTGAAGATGTTGCAGGAGCACCAGCGGACGTTCGCGCCGAGGGCAACGAGGGTTTCGATCAGCACGGCGGTCTGCACGGTCATGTGCAGCGACCCGCCGATGTTCAGACCGGCGAGGGGCTGGCTGGGGCCGAACTCTTCACGGCAAGCCATGAGGCCGGGCATTTCCTGCTCGGCGAGGAGGATTTCCTTGCGTCCCCACTCGGCCAGCGAGAGGTCGGCGACTTTGTGTTCCAGGCCTGTTGGGGCCGCGACTGCGGTTGATGCGCTCATCAATCATGCTCCTTAAAAGCGTTGGGATTCGTAGAAAAATTATGCCCCGGTACGCCGGCCACGTGCCAGCATGAGGGCGGGGCCCTGGGTCTCGGGTTCGGGCGGGAGGACCCGCCGGTTCACGCTGACGAAACCAGCGTTCTCAAGAATGCCGGCGAGGGCTTCGGGGTCGAAGCCCGGGTGTCGCTGGCCGACCTGCCTGCGGAAGGCGTCGTCATCGTGCTGCAGGAGGTCGACGATCACCAGACGCCCGCCTGGCTTGAGTAGGCGCCGTGCCTCGGCGATGACCTCTTCGATCTGTTCGACGTAGGTCAGCACGAGCACGAGCAAGGCTGCGTCGAGAACGCGGTCGCCGAGCGGGATCGCTTCGACCGGTGCCTCGATCAGCTCGACGTTGCTCATGTCGGCGGTGGCATGACGGGCGGCCAAGAGCATCGAGGCGGAGTCATCGATGCCATAGACCTGCTTCACCTGCGGGGCCAGTTCGGCGACGACGCGACCGGTGCCGCAACCGAGGTCGCCGACGACCCACTCATCGGGAAGCAGGCCCAGCAGCGCACGATGACCAAAGAGTCGGCCGTAGAGCTCGACCCGGAGGTTGTCCCACGCCGAGGCGGCGTCGTCGAAGAAGGCTCGTGAGGATCCACGTCGCTCGCGGAGGCGCGAGGCTAGGCGCAATCGGTCCTGCTTGAGCGTGGGCCAGGTCTCGGTGCGCCCGCAGGCAAGGCCCCAGAGGTCCTCAGCACCATTGTGGATGCGCTCGCTGTCGAGGCGGTAATAGTTGGTGGTCCCGTCCTTGCGACTGACGACCCAGCCCTCATCCGTGAGCACCTTGAGGTGGCGGCTCACGGTGGACTGGGGCATTTGGAGGACGGCACAGAGGTCCGAGACCGCCAGTTCCCCGGTCTCCACGGCACGCAGCAGCCTGAGCCGGGTGGGCTCGGCCAGCGTGGCGAAATCGCGGAGCAAGTGATCGACGGACACTATTCATCCTTTCATCCGGATGAAGTAATATATCGGTCGATGGGCCGTGCGGCTACTGCCGAAGCGGAAATGAATCCCCTTTTCCCGATTTTGTCTGCTTTAATCTGACTCTTCCTCTTGTATCATTCTGATCGACATGAAGTTACGTCGATTCTCACCCATTCTGGTCCTGCTGCTCGTGGCGAGCCTGCCCGGCTGCTACAAGACGCGCGAGGTCAGCTCAACGTGGGATACCTACCGCGATCTGGCGTGGGCTGACCGCCGGAGCGATGGCCGGGGCGGCTCCAATCAGCAGACCTGGTCGATCCAAGCGGCGTCCTTCGCGGGTCCGGATCGTTTCGATCGGGCTCGCGTGGCGATGGCGTTGCTTCGCGATGAATACCGACTGGACCCGGTCTGGATGGAGGACCTGATGGGTCGTGCGACGATCTTCGCCGGGCGTTTCGATTCGCGGACAAGCCGGAGCACCCGCCGAATGGTTGATCGTGTGACGGACGCGGAGATCGAGGGCGTCAAGGTCTTCGCCGAGGCGAGGGCCGTGCCGGTTGCGGGCGGGCGCATCCCGGTGACCGACCCGTACAACCTCGCCGGGTATCCCGGGCGGTACAGCCTGCAGATCGCCGCCTACGACCGCGCCTTCGGCGACAACTTCCGCCAGGCCGCCGAGGAGGCGGTGAAGACGCTGCGCCAGGACGATCACGAGGCGTACTACTTCCACGGCCCACACCTGTCGCTGGTGACCATCGGGATTTTTGAGGACATGGATTTCGCCAACACCCCCGAGGGCTTCCGCGGGTACGGGCCACGGATCCGGGAGATACAGAAAGTGTTTCCCTACAACTCACTCAACGGGCTGACGATCCAGGAACGGTTCCAAGGCCAGACGCTGGGCAATCAACCCAGCTCACTGATCCGTGTGCCGTGAGACGCTGTCGGATGATCGACCTGCCCGCCAGAGGTCCCAAACCAGCAGCACATAGACCGGTAGGTATTCGATCCACATGACTGCTGACGGCAGTCGGTAGCCGGGTTGTGTGTGCGCAGCGTAGGCCCAGAGAACTGTCAGGCTCAGCATCCACGCGGAGGCCGCTGGCCGGATCGCGCAGAACGGCAGCATCCATAACGCGTACCACGGGTGCGCCGTGCTGGTGGTCAGCAACCCGGCGAAGCCCAGCCACATCACAGCGCTCGCCGAGTCGATCTTGCGCCATGAGATGAGGAGCACCACGCCTAGAAGTGTCGCGCCGCCTAGGGTGTCGGCCTGCGCTTTGCTGTCAAGAAGCCACATGAGCACTGCGTGCAACGATCCGTTGAATGACCAGACCTCGACGAAGCGCTCGCCGGTCTCGAACAACCGATCGACCCCGCCCTGCATCATGACGAACGGCAGCCCGACGGCGCAGCCGACGACGACTGCCGACCCTGCCGAGAGCAGGATCGCCCGCCATCGCGGCCACAGCGTGGTGATGATGATCGGGACCAGCAGAACACCCAAGGGCTTGACCAGCACGGACAGCGCGAGGCACCCGCCCAGCCCGATGGCATCTGCAACGCGCCAGCTCGATCGCTGGCGCAGGCCGATCCAGAACGACACGACGAGCACCAGGAACATTACGCCAATCGGGTCCTGATGCCCCGAGCCGGCGACCTCGACCAGAGCCAGCGGGTGCCAGGCATAGAGGCAGGCCCACCACGCTGAGAGCCTGAGTCGGCTGAGCACCAGCAGCAGGCCGATGACAACGCCAAGGTCGAACAGGCCAAACACGAGACGATACCAACGATCGCGCAGCAGATCACCCGCCCTCCACGACTCGGGGAGTTGTTCGTAGACGACCGCAGCGCCGGCAAAGACCCACTGACTGGTGGGTAGGTAGATCGTCACCAGTTCGGGGTTGTTGATGAGCTTGACCACCTCCGGCAACGGCGCTTGCGCTGGGTCCAGCTCTGCGGGCGCAGTGGCGTAGGGATTCCCGCCTTCGGCGAGGGTCGCGCCATCGTGGATGTAGCGCCAGATGTCATCCGACAGCACAGGCGGGCCGCCGAGTGAGACCAGCACCCGAGCCAGAGCCGCTACGGCAACGATGATCACGCTGGCTCGCTTGAAACACCCCGTTGCGGTTCGCTCGCTACGCAGGTCCCAGGCCAGCCAGGTCAGCATGAGCCAGCCGGTGGCTCCGCCGATCCAGAGCCAGACCAGCGAGATGATCCGCTCGTCGAGTGCCCGTGGCCAGCTCAGCGTCATCACGACCAGGCAGATCGACACCAGCAGCACACTCTTGCCCGCAGCAATCTTTGACCACGGCACGCGATCATTCATCGGAACGACCGCCCTCCCGCAAGCGCGTCGTCATCATCTTCGCCAGCGTCTTGCCCACTTCATCCAACGTGGGAGCCCGCTCGCCAAGCAGGCTCTGCAGGCTCGCGACGCCGCGCTCGGCGAGCCCGCAGGGCACGATCAACTCGAAGTGGCTCAGGTCGGTCGCGACGTTCAGCGCCAGACCGTGAAGCGTGACACCTCGCCTGATCCGCACGCCCATGGCGCAGATCTTTGTGGGCGTCTCGTTCTTCCGGCGTAGGCTGGCATCCCATCGAGTGGAGTCCACCCAGACGCCTGTGGCCCCCTCACGGCGGAAGCCGTTAACGCCATAGGCTTCGAGTGTTTCGATCACCACCGACTCCAGCAATCGCATGTACCGGCCGAGATTCAGCCCGTGATCGCGCAGGCGGATGATCGG
This region includes:
- the gatB gene encoding Asp-tRNA(Asn)/Glu-tRNA(Gln) amidotransferase subunit GatB, with translation MMSLAPADQERFAALGLKTRLIVGMEIHVELDTRSKMWTSAPNVANPDFHDAEPNSLTDPVVIGMPGTLPVMNKAAVEMSLMVGLALHCQIADRCHWDRKSYYYPDLPKNYQISQYEEPICGPGHLDLPLDPTRPLDGPTKRIGITRAHLEEDAGKLMHEAPGGLMIDHSIVDLNRAGTPLLEIVTEPDFATADEAVTFSVMLRDLCRHLGVTEGIMQRGHIRFEPNINVVIERGGEVFKTPIAEIKNLNSFRAVKGSIEHEYVRQVEDWLETGRVMSAGAKSTRGWDDNREVTILQREKEDAHDYRYFPDPDLVDLVVDEDWLNDIRSRMPRLLPERLKAWADAGIGASETRQLLDDPGLALLYDGVVDRGVTPKRALALLLNAGLKSANELGVAIGSSLTAEQVATIDSMIADNKLSSSAADKLIKALIDPESGHRGGDPERVADAEGLMQVSDTSALEGFVDEVLAEPRNARAIEDIRSGKDKAVGMLLGQIMKKTGGAANPQVVRELVFTKLRGS
- the queC gene encoding 7-cyano-7-deazaguanine synthase QueC, translating into MSKGEPAIVLLSGGLDSATVLAIAREEGFDCHALSFDYGQRHRVELHAAKRLADELDAASHRVATIDLRAFGGSALTSDIEVPKDREASAMSHGIPITYVPARNTIFLSFALGLAEVLSARDVFLGVNAVDYSGYPDCRPDYLEAFRAMANLATRAGVESPGGDWLRIHAPLVDLTKTQIIEKGLSLGLNYGLTHSCYDPIEDAQHPLGARPCAHCDACLLRLAAFDRLGQTDPALF
- a CDS encoding RDD family protein is translated as MMALTRQDRRPTRFQTALGMLLLLLAQTASASELRLAGSLEHAWVLTRLNTTEPWKVYHLPATESMSELHRAGRLDAGVGIDGLTAHDQTLWIFNGKVVRQRHATWSELAGRWGYDETVGAPLPGHALSAVSAETGPIVLIRQQPADQIVTQARRRSSNLETLALILGIPAEELAKSQPDEETQPLPEEPQPPETEADEPINPPLPTIALAIWTGSSWETFPIEGLDGDRPTLLGVTPAGVPIVSLRPDLGEVDGMEISGFTPQAPIGVAPLERIEDRFRLGTVTDAQGLVTIAGDLLMDHGQLTRITADGRGAVEVAAERRPPRTVVLGDDQSAGPLAIAATTFDGGLLLAGVTRWDEGIPTLAWAWSDPDGNNDKAGSLSVQPIAPPWSRPDYAIPVFIWITSFLLLLITLENRRMPAKLKVKQVVLAPFGTRATAGMIDLMPCLLLVMWLFQLESAQLAASWPGQVLANTWTRVMPGLVVIALFILSTGIAEAITGRTAGKALMGIEVRSIDGSKPTILQIIARNLLKSFDLVAVLLLILTLFGPRQRLGDMVAKTLVVVSKTKPRSPNDQSKGSNLDEQG
- a CDS encoding phosphatidate cytidylyltransferase, producing MLWKRVISGSLLVLILLIMIAVDDTLDRVRIDSSVLSAVLPDGDRLPRGVILLVMLLLALIPVTREMAWLMKSRGSRVSWGFAYLCAASGAIYLYTMPQGPSGQGGSTPLAGLLAAVLFLSLVQPLRRGEREGAIMSAAAALLCIVYLGLMPGFLLAMRWWHSAWTVVALILVIKACDIGAYFAGRWFGRTPLIPLVSPKKTVEGLIGGLIFSSLVAMGLAALSNVMGVSGHWVVGDQGPVFVAYDWPLGFAAVSGAFLGLVGHFGDLIASLFKRDAAVKDAGATVPGFGGMLDVLDSLLLAAPAGYAVLRFGAWWLAPDGFG
- the infC gene encoding translation initiation factor IF-3, with amino-acid sequence MRHNDMIRVPQVRLIDEDNEQLGIIDVNEAKERAREANLDLVEVSPNSDPPVCRIMDYGKWKYAQKKKESKAKSHASQSELKGIRLRPNIDDHDLDIKLRKAREFLEDGHKVQFTMLFRGRQMAHQGMHIDQLRKICDSLGDVSKIEQDPKMMGRRATMVLAADRSGAAKPNKKKPGGGEAKPAPAPAPAAAPAQQAVPEPASSPSE
- a CDS encoding HD domain-containing phosphohydrolase, which produces MPLGFSHRWLIISGLLALQLLCLVVSVSLLDAWADEALQRASQPVAESAQAQSQIDASLARLRSGAMIAAGVVLLITCTLVFWFVRSSERTLQARGEALQRTLESQFNRRTRDLERGRDAVAFGLARLAESRDDQTGDHLERISLYTEALVRHMERTRTDLRIDDVEMIIRTAPLHDIGKVGIPDAVLLKPGPLTDDEREIIQRHPYIGGDTLVEMKRRWGDDDFLDTACEIIFGHHERWDGTGYPFGLKGQNIPLSARIVAVADVYDALTTARPYKSAMTHEKASAILREGSGSHFDPEVITAFEQIAEEFREIARKNQDAPSEAQEQPAAG
- the ahcY gene encoding adenosylhomocysteinase: MSASTAVAAPTGLEHKVADLSLAEWGRKEILLAEQEMPGLMACREEFGPSQPLAGLNIGGSLHMTVQTAVLIETLVALGANVRWCSCNIFSTQDHAAAAIAVGPDGTPEDPKGIPVFAWKGESLEEYWQCTERMLDFGDGQGPDQIVDDGGDATLLIHKGAEYTKAGSVPGPETTDNEEFKEVLKVLAKTISENPDRWVKAAETCKGVTEETTTGIKNLVKFQKEGTLLFPAINVNDSCTKSKFDNLYGCRHSLVDGLFRATDVMVSGKVAVVCGYGDVGKGSCQSLKGQGARVIVTEIDPICALQAAMEGYEVTTIEDVIDTADIFITTTGNYKIITAEHMSKMKDKAIVGNIGHFDNEIEMAELKQLAKHTNIKPQYDMWTFKDGHSVLILAEGRLLNLGCATGHPSFVMSASFTNQTIAQIDLALFNKGQDTLSGMSYDENKVTLLSKKLDEKVARLHLDKLGVKLTKLSKEQADYIGVDVDGPYKPEHYRY
- a CDS encoding metalloregulator ArsR/SmtB family transcription factor, whose protein sequence is MSVDHLLRDFATLAEPTRLRLLRAVETGELAVSDLCAVLQMPQSTVSRHLKVLTDEGWVVSRKDGTTNYYRLDSERIHNGAEDLWGLACGRTETWPTLKQDRLRLASRLRERRGSSRAFFDDAASAWDNLRVELYGRLFGHRALLGLLPDEWVVGDLGCGTGRVVAELAPQVKQVYGIDDSASMLLAARHATADMSNVELIEAPVEAIPLGDRVLDAALLVLVLTYVEQIEEVIAEARRLLKPGGRLVIVDLLQHDDDAFRRQVGQRHPGFDPEALAGILENAGFVSVNRRVLPPEPETQGPALMLARGRRTGA